From a single Brassica rapa cultivar Chiifu-401-42 chromosome A01, CAAS_Brap_v3.01, whole genome shotgun sequence genomic region:
- the LOC103848861 gene encoding phosphoinositide phospholipase C 2: protein MSKQTYRVCFCFNRRFRYTASEAPRDVKTLFEKYSENGVMTVDHLQRFLIDVQKQDKATKEDAQSIINAASSLLHRNGLHLDAFFKYLFGDSNPPLALHEVHQDMDAPISHYFIFTGHNSYLTGNQLSSDCSEVPIIDALKKGVRVIELDIWPNSNKNDIDVLHGRTLTSPVELIKCLRAIKTHAFEVSDYPVVVTLEDHLTPELQSKVAEMVTEIFGEILFTPPVGESLKEFPSPNSLKRRIIISTKPPKEYKEGKDEDVVQKGKALGDEEVWGREVPSFIERNKSGDKDDLDDEEDNDEDDDVEKFKKNAPPQYKHLIAIHAGKPKGGITACLKVDPDKVRRLSLSEEQLEKAAEKYAKQIVRFTQQNLLRIYPKGTRVTSSNYNPLVGWSHGAQMVAFNMQGYGRSLWLMQGMFRANGGCGYIKKPDILLKGGSDSDIFDPKATLPVKTTLRVTIYMGEGWYFDFRHTHFDQYSPPDFYTRVGIAGVPADTVMKKTKTLEDNWVPSWDEVFEFPLTVPELALLRLEVHEYDMSEKDDFGGQTCLPVWELQEGIRSFPLHSRKGEKYKSVKLLVRCEFV from the exons ATGTCGAAGCAAACGTACAGAGTGTGTTTCTGCTTTAACCGGAGGTTCCGGTACACCGCATCGGAGGCGCCGCGTGATGTCAAGACCCTTTTCGAGAAATACTCGGAGAATGGCGTCATGACCGTGGATCATCTCCAGAGGTTTCTGATCGATGTTCAGAAGCAAGATAAAGCCACTAAAGAGGATGCGCAGTCAATCATCAACGCCGCGTCTTCGCTTCTTCATAGGAACGGTCTCCACCTCGATGCTTTCTTCAAGTATCTTTTTGGTGACAGTAACCCTCCACTTGCTCTTCATGAG GTGCATCAAGACATGGATGCTCCTATATCACATTATTTCATATTCACCGGTCACAATTCATATTTAACCGGTAACCAGCTGAGCAGTGACTGCAGTGAGGTGCCTATAATAGATGCATTGAAGAAAGGTGTCAGGGTGATTGAGTTGGATATATGGCCTAACTCCAACAAAAACGATATTGATGTTCTTCACGGAAG GACTCTCACTTCACCTGTGGAGTTAATCAAGTGTCTAAGAGCTATCAAAACACATGCATTCGAAGTATCTGACTACCCTGTTGTTGTCACTCTTGAGGATCATCTCACTCCTGAACTTCAGTCCAAAGTTGCTGAG ATGGTTACCGAGATATTTGGAGAGATCTTGTTTACTCCTCCTGTGGGAGAATCTTTGAAGGAGTTCCCATCACCAAACTCATTAAAAAGACGGATCATCATCTCAACAAAGCCACCAAAAGAATACAAGGAAGGAAAGGATGAGGATGTGGTGCAGAAAGGTAAAGCCTTGGGTGATGAAGAAGTTTGGGGGAGAGAAGTTCCAAGTTTTATTGAGAGGAACAAAAGTGGTGACAAG GATGACTTAGATGATGAGGAGGataatgatgaagatgatgatgtaGAGAAGTTCAAGAAGAATGCACCACCGCAATATAAACATTTGATTGCAATCCATGCTGGGAAACCAAAAGGTGGTATTACTGCGTGCTTGAAGGTAGATCCTGATAAGGTAAGACGCCTTAGCTTGAGCGAGGAACAACTAGAAAAGGCAGCAGAAAAATATGCTAAACAGATTGTGAG GTTTACGCAGCAGAATCTGCTGAGGATTTACCCAAAAGGAACTAGAGTGACTTCATCAAACTACAACCCGTTGGTTGGGTGGAGCCACGGTGCTCAAATGGTGGCTTTCAACATGCAG GGATATGGAAGATCACTGTGGCTAATGCAAGGAATGTTTAGAGCTAATGGCGGATGTGGATACATCAAGAAACCAGATATTCTCTTAAAAGGTGGCTCAGATAGTGACATCTTTGACCCAAAAGCCACTCTACCTGTAAAAACAACACTAAGG GTAACCATATACATGGGAGAAGGCTGGTACTTCGATTTCCGCCACACACACTTCGATCAGTACTCACCTCCTGACTTCTACACAAGG gTGGGGATAGCTGGAGTTCCAGCGGATACAGtgatgaagaagacaaagaCGCTGGAGGATAACTGGGTGCCATCTTGGGATGAAGTGTTTGAGTTCCCACTGACGGTCCCAGAGCTGGCTCTACTGAGACTAGAAGTGCATGAGTATGACATGTCGGAGAAGGATGATTTTGGAGGACAGACATGTTTACCTGTTTGGGAGCTGCAAGAAGGGATAAGATCGTTTCCTTTGCATAGCCGCAAAGGGGAGAAGTACAAATCTGTCAAGCTTCTGGTGAGGTGTGAGTTTGTGTGA
- the LOC103848885 gene encoding protein DETOXIFICATION 43, which yields MTEAGDLTSVPNSVIKPFPFLVIFKDLKHVFSMDAIGREILSMAFPAALAFAADPIASLIDTAYIGRLGAVELAALGVSIAIFNQASRITIFPVVSVTTSFVAEEDTMEKMKEDEANKAITHANTSAVQDSLEKGVASPASNNTSQPQQTPASDTKPSSGNKAKKKGKKNIKSASTAMIIGLILGLVQAIALIFSSKVLLGVMGVKPNSAVLSPAHKYLTIRSLGSPALLLSLSMQGIFRGFKDTKTPLYATVVADVINIILDPIFIFVLHLGVSGAAIAHVISQYFMTLILFIRLASKVNLMPPNFGELQFGKFLKSGGLLLARTVAVTFCQTLAAAVMARLGTTPMAAFQICLQVWLTTSLLADGLAVAGQAILACSFAEKDYNKVTAATSRVLQMGFVLGLGLSVFVGLGLYFGAGVFSKDAAVIHLIAIGIPFVAATQPINSIAFVLDGVNFGASDFAYTAYSMVGVAAITIAAIIYMAKFYGFLGIWIALTIYMGLRTVTGIARIATGTGPWKFLRGRSPSSS from the exons ATGACGGAAGCTGGTGATCTTACTTCGGTTCCAAACAGTGTGATCAAGCCGTTCCCATTTCTTGTTATCTTCAAAGATTTAAA ACATGTATTCAGTATGGATGCCATTGGGCGAGAGATACTAAGCATGGCGTTTCCGGCGGCTCTTGCTTTTGCTGCTGATCCAATAGCGTCTCTGATCGACACCGCTTATATTGGACGTTTAGGAGCGGTTGAGCTAGCAGCGCTTGGAGTATCCATTGCGATATTCAATCAAGCTTCTAGAATCACGATATTCCCAGTTGTGAGCGTCACAACTTCCTTTGTCGCTGAGGAAGACACGATGGAGAAGATGAAAGAAGACGAAGCAAACAAAGCCATTACTCATGCAAATACTTCAGCTGTTCAAGATTCCTTGGAAAAAGGTGTTGCGTCGCCGGCAAGTAACAACACGAGCCAGCCGCAGCAAACGCCAG CTTCGGATACAAAGCCAAGCAGCGGAAACAAagcaaaaaagaaaggaaagaaGAATATCAAATCGGCATCAACGGCCATGATCATAGGGTTAATCCTAGGCCTTGTGCAAGCCATTGCCTTGATTTTCAGCTCGAAGGTGCTTCTAGGCGTCATGGGAGTGAAACCG AATTCAGCAGTGTTATCACCAGCGCACAAGTACTTGACCATACGATCATTAGGTTCTCCTGCATTGCTTTTATCACTTTCAATGCAAGGCATTTTTCGTGGCTTCAAGGACACCAAAACTCCTCTATATGCTACTG TTGTGGCAGATGTTATCAATATCATTCTCGACCCAATTTTCATCTTTGTGCTGCACCTTGGCGTCAGCGGTGCGGCCATTGCTCATGTCATTTCTCA GTACTTCATGACTCTAATATTGTTCATCCGCCTCGCGAGTAAAGTTAATTTGATGCCACCAAACTTCGGAGAATTACAGTTCGGAAAATTCCTTAAAAGTG GGGGATTATTGCTGGCGAGGACCGTAGCTGTAACGTTTTGTCAGACATTAGCAGCAGCAGTGATGGCTCGTCTGGGAACAACACCCATGGCTGCTTTTCAAATATGCTTACAAGTCTGGTTAACTACTTCTCTCCTCGCCGATGGTCTTGCCGTTGCCGGTCAA GCCATTCTGGCTTGTTCCTTTGCGGAGAAAGACTACAACAAAGTGACTGCTGCTACATCGCGTGTTCTACAG ATGGGTTTTGTGTTAGGACTTGGACTGTCTGTTTTTGTTGGATTGGGTCTATACTTTGGTGCTGGAGTATTCTCCAAGGATGCTGCCGTTATTCACCTCATAGCCATTGGAATACCG TTTGTAGCAGCAACACAGCCAATAAACTCAATCGCTTTTGTGCTGGACGGAGTCAATTTTGGAGCATCAGATTTTGCTTACACTGCATACTCCATG GTAGGAGTTGCGGCCATAACAATTGCAGCAATAATATACATGGCAAAGTTCTATGGTTTTCTAGGAATATGGATAGCCCTTACGATCTATATGGGTCTCCGAACCGTTACTGGAATTGCCAG GATAGCAACAGGAACCGGACCGTGGAAATTCTTGCGTGGACGATCCCCTTCATCTTCCTAG
- the LOC103848900 gene encoding uncharacterized protein LOC103848900, with protein sequence MDVPKAIVLPLLLVLCGAALGASAYEGYLRNGNFEESPKKTDMKKTVLIGKTALPEWETTGFVEYISGGPQPGGMFFPVAHGVHAVRLGNEATISQKLKVKPGSLYSLTFGASRTCAQEEVLRVSVPPQTGDLPLQTLYNSFGGDVYAWAFVPKTSEVTVTFHNPGVQEDPACGPLLDAVAIKELVQPTYTEGNLVKNGGFEEGPHRLVNSTQGVLLPPKQEDVTSPLPGWIIESLKAVKFIDSKNFNVPFGQAAIELVAGKESAIAQVIRTSPGQTYSLSFVVGDAKNDCHGSMMVEAFAARDTLKVTHTSVGGGHVKTASLKFKALEARTRITFFSGFYHTKKNDIGSLCGPVIDQIVVSHVA encoded by the exons ATGGATGTGCCTAAAGCCATTGTTCTACCTCTCTTACTAGTCTTATGTGGTGCTGCTCTTGGAGCTTCTGCTTATGAAG GATACCTTCGTAATGGAAACTTCGAGGAGTCACCAAAGAAAACCGACATGAAAAAGACAGTCCTAATCGGCAAAACCGCCTTACCCGAATGGGAAACCACCGGTTTCGTCGAGTACATCTCCGGTGGACCTCAACCGGGAGGCATGTTCTTCCCCGTTGCTCACGGTGTCCACGCCGTGAGGCTCGGAAACGAAGCAACGATCTCCCAGAAGCTAAAAGTAAAGCCAGGCTCTCTCTACTCACTCACCTTCGGCGCATCAAGAACTTGCGCACAAGAAGAAGTGCTTAGAGTCTCTGTCCCTCCTCAGACCGGTGACTTACCTCTTCAGACACTCTACAACAGCTTCGGAGGTGATGTCTACGCGTGGGCTTTCGTCCCCAAGACTTCTGAAGTTACTGTGACTTTCCATAACCCTGGAGTTCAAGAAGATCCTGCTTGTGGTCCTTTGTTGGACGCTGTGGCCATTAAAGAGCTTGTTCAGCCAACGTACACCGAAGGTAACTTGGTGAAGAACGGAGGGTTCGAAGAAGGTCCTCACCGTCTAGTGAACTCAACGCAAGGAGTGCTTCTCCCACCTAAACAAGAAGATGTCACATCTCCTTTACCTGGATGGATCATAGAGTCTCTCAAGGCAGTGAAGTTCATAGACTCCAAGAACTTCAATGTTCCCTTTGGACAAGCTGCGATAGAGCTTGTGGCAGGGAAAGAAAGTGCTATTGCGCAAGTCATTAGGACCTCACCAGGTCAAACCTATAGCCTCTCCTTTGTTGTTGGAGATGCTAAAAACGACTGTCATGGTTCCATGATGGTTGAAGCTTTTGCGGCTAGAGATACACTGAAAGTGACACACACTTCAGTTGGTGGAGGTCATGTTAAGACAGCGAGTCTCAAGTTCAAGGCGCTTGAGGCAAGAACTAGAATTACTTTCTTCAGTGGCTTTTACCATACCAAGAAGAACGATATTGGATCTCTTTGTGGACCTGTCATTGATCAGATTGTGGTTTCTCATGTCGCTTAG
- the LOC103848909 gene encoding histone-lysine N-methyltransferase 2C isoform X2, which yields MAFHVACPITCRRICSCSLGFPRDLRGADSKEDFLRGVRRVEDSLIDPWGSSKVVTVQVRAPKVRKDSIGDGAVDEAAAEEEASAQRKRVSLQRQAAVTVEAAEDYARRFESGVNELSSNEEELAQCGVNVMCRMCFLGESHGSERARRMLSCKTCGKKYHKNCVKSWAQHRDLFHWSSWSCPSCRVCEVCRRTGDPNKFVFCKRCDAAYHCYCQHPPHKNVSSGPYLCPKHTRCHSCDSTVPGNGLSVRWFLSYTCCDACGRLFVKGNYCPLCLKVYRDSESTPMVCCDLCQRWVHCHCDGISDEKYLQFQADGNLQYKCATCRGEGYQVKDLQDAVQELWKKKDMVDAELVASLRAAAGLPTDEEIFSISPFSDDEENGPVSGRSVKLSIKGLVDKSPKKSKEYRKHVSKKGHHTKSELQQDSDVHHGMESQRSRLSGAKTDSFGIQMNERSDVRSSVAGICSTHEPRIVKHKRVDDVMVTDEEKPSRIVRIKCSNKPQDSDSEETSLKAKKLVINLGARKINVSDSSKSNVVSHSRDRDQSSGEVRTLKISGRFGKTKSEGSKGTFGSITQFPASTSAGSHVDDKTSISPSLQKEARPLLKFKLRKPDSGDQTSLATTQSEDEKLSSGKGQRSKRKRPSSLVDKASLEEDGDSRQDSPRSDEMMDANWILKKLGKDSIGKRVEVQGSQNSWNSNRRY from the exons ATGGCCTTTCACGTAGCTTGCCCAATCACTTG CCGTCGGATCTGCTCCTGCTCCCTAGGGTTCCCTCGCGATCTCCGCGGCGCCGATTCGAAAGAGGACTTTCTGAGAGGCGTTCGCCGAGTGGAGGATTCTCTGATCGATCCTTGGGGCTCTTCTAAGGTTGTTACGGTTCAGGTTAGGGCTCCGAAGGTTCGTAAGGATTCGATTGGAGATGGCGCCGTTGACGAAGccgcggcggaggaggaggcttCGGCGCAGAGGAAGCGCGTTTCTCTACAGAGGCAAGCCGCTGTTACGGTTGAGGCTGCCGAGGATTACGCTCGGAGGTTCGAATCTGGTGTCAATGAG CTTTCCTCAAACGAGGAGGAGTTAGCTCAGTGTGGCGTGAATGTGATGTGTAGAATGTGCTTTTTGGGGGAAAGTCATGGAAGCGAGAGAGCGAGGAGGATGCTTTCTTGTAAAACCTGTGGGAAGAAGTACCACAAGAATTGTGTAAAGTCTTGGGCTCAACATAGAG ATTTGTTTCATTGGAGTTCATGGAGTTGTCCCTCGTGCCGTGTTTGtgag GTTTGTCGTAGAACAGGAGATCCGAACAAGTTTGTGTTCTGCAAAAGGTGTGATGCTGCTTACCATTGCTATTGCCAGCATCCTCCACACAAG AATGTAAGTTCTGGGCCGTATTTGTGCCCGAAGCATACAAGATGCCACAGCTGTGATTCTACCGTCCCTGGAAACGGCCTTAGTGTCAG GTGGTTTTTATCATATACTTGCTGTGATGCTTGTGGCAGATTGTTTGTGAAAGGAAATTATTGCCCTCTATGCTTGAAG GTGTATAGGGATTCAGAATCAACGCCAATGGTATGCTGCGATCTTTGTCAGCGTTGGGTGCATTGCCATTGCGACGGAATAAG TGATGAGAAATATCTCCAGTTTCAAGCTGATGGGAACCTACAATATAAATGTGCCACATGCCGTGGGGAGGGTTATCAG GTGAAGGATCTTCAGGATGCTGTTCAAGAACTTTGGAAGAAGAAAGATATGGTGGACGCAGAGTTAGTTGCTAGTTTAAGGGCTGCTGCTGGTTTGCCAACAGATGAAGAAATATTTTCGATCTCTCCGTTTTCAGATGATGAAGAAAACGGTCCTGTGTCTGGGCGTTCAGTGAAGCTTTCTATCAAAGGACTGGTGGATAAATCCCCAAAGAAAAGCAAGGAGTACAGAAAACATGTTAGTAAAAAAGGTCACCATACTAAGTCAGAGCTCCAACAGGATTCTGATGTGCATCACGGGATGGAATCTCAGAGAAGCAGGCTAAGTGGTGCTAAAACTGATAGTTTTGGGATTCAGATGAATGAACGATCTGATGTTCGTTCTTCTGTGGCTGGAATTTGCTCAACGCATGAACCTAGGATTGTGAAACACAAGAGGGTTGATGACGTTATGGTGACCGATGAAGAAAAGCCATCAAGGATAGTGAGAATAAAGTGTAGCAACAAGCCTCAGGATTCTGATAGCGAAGAGACATCATTGAAGGCAAAGAAGTTGGTCATTAATCTTGGCGCGAGGAAAATAAATGTCAGCGATTCTTCCAAGTCCAATGTTGTTTCTCATTCGAGGGACAGAGATCAGTCTTCTGGTGAGGTACGAACCTTGAAGATATCTGGAAGATTTGGGAAAACTAAATCTGAAGGAAGTAAAGGTACTTTTGGGTCGATCACACAGTTCCCTGCATCAACAAGCGCAGGTAGTCATGTTGATGACAAAACATCCATCTCACCATCTTTACAGAAAGAAGCTAGACCTCTGCTGAAATTTAAACTCAGGAAACCTGATTCGGGAGATCAGACATCTTTGGCTACAACGCAATCTGAGGATGAAAAGCTGAGTTCTGGAAAGGGTCAGAGATCGAAGAGAAAGAGACCTTCAAGTTTAGTGGACAAGGCTTCTTTGGAGGAAGACGGTGATTCTCGTCAAGATAGTCCCAGGAGCGATGAGATGATGGATGCTAACTGGATTTTGAAAAAGTTGGGTAAAGATTCAATAGGAAAGAGAGTCGAAGTCCAAGGATCTCAGAACTCATG GAACAGTAACAGACGTTATTAG
- the LOC103848909 gene encoding histone-lysine N-methyltransferase 2C isoform X1, with translation MAFHVACPITCRRICSCSLGFPRDLRGADSKEDFLRGVRRVEDSLIDPWGSSKVVTVQVRAPKVRKDSIGDGAVDEAAAEEEASAQRKRVSLQRQAAVTVEAAEDYARRFESGVNELSSNEEELAQCGVNVMCRMCFLGESHGSERARRMLSCKTCGKKYHKNCVKSWAQHRDLFHWSSWSCPSCRVCEVCRRTGDPNKFVFCKRCDAAYHCYCQHPPHKNVSSGPYLCPKHTRCHSCDSTVPGNGLSVRWFLSYTCCDACGRLFVKGNYCPLCLKVYRDSESTPMVCCDLCQRWVHCHCDGISDEKYLQFQADGNLQYKCATCRGEGYQVKDLQDAVQELWKKKDMVDAELVASLRAAAGLPTDEEIFSISPFSDDEENGPVSGRSVKLSIKGLVDKSPKKSKEYRKHVSKKGHHTKSELQQDSDVHHGMESQRSRLSGAKTDSFGIQMNERSDVRSSVAGICSTHEPRIVKHKRVDDVMVTDEEKPSRIVRIKCSNKPQDSDSEETSLKAKKLVINLGARKINVSDSSKSNVVSHSRDRDQSSGEVRTLKISGRFGKTKSEGSKGTFGSITQFPASTSAGSHVDDKTSISPSLQKEARPLLKFKLRKPDSGDQTSLATTQSEDEKLSSGKGQRSKRKRPSSLVDKASLEEDGDSRQDSPRSDEMMDANWILKKLGKDSIGKRVEVQGSQNSWNKGTVTDVIRDTSTLSVSLDDGSMKTFELGKHNVRFIPQKQKRSRS, from the exons ATGGCCTTTCACGTAGCTTGCCCAATCACTTG CCGTCGGATCTGCTCCTGCTCCCTAGGGTTCCCTCGCGATCTCCGCGGCGCCGATTCGAAAGAGGACTTTCTGAGAGGCGTTCGCCGAGTGGAGGATTCTCTGATCGATCCTTGGGGCTCTTCTAAGGTTGTTACGGTTCAGGTTAGGGCTCCGAAGGTTCGTAAGGATTCGATTGGAGATGGCGCCGTTGACGAAGccgcggcggaggaggaggcttCGGCGCAGAGGAAGCGCGTTTCTCTACAGAGGCAAGCCGCTGTTACGGTTGAGGCTGCCGAGGATTACGCTCGGAGGTTCGAATCTGGTGTCAATGAG CTTTCCTCAAACGAGGAGGAGTTAGCTCAGTGTGGCGTGAATGTGATGTGTAGAATGTGCTTTTTGGGGGAAAGTCATGGAAGCGAGAGAGCGAGGAGGATGCTTTCTTGTAAAACCTGTGGGAAGAAGTACCACAAGAATTGTGTAAAGTCTTGGGCTCAACATAGAG ATTTGTTTCATTGGAGTTCATGGAGTTGTCCCTCGTGCCGTGTTTGtgag GTTTGTCGTAGAACAGGAGATCCGAACAAGTTTGTGTTCTGCAAAAGGTGTGATGCTGCTTACCATTGCTATTGCCAGCATCCTCCACACAAG AATGTAAGTTCTGGGCCGTATTTGTGCCCGAAGCATACAAGATGCCACAGCTGTGATTCTACCGTCCCTGGAAACGGCCTTAGTGTCAG GTGGTTTTTATCATATACTTGCTGTGATGCTTGTGGCAGATTGTTTGTGAAAGGAAATTATTGCCCTCTATGCTTGAAG GTGTATAGGGATTCAGAATCAACGCCAATGGTATGCTGCGATCTTTGTCAGCGTTGGGTGCATTGCCATTGCGACGGAATAAG TGATGAGAAATATCTCCAGTTTCAAGCTGATGGGAACCTACAATATAAATGTGCCACATGCCGTGGGGAGGGTTATCAG GTGAAGGATCTTCAGGATGCTGTTCAAGAACTTTGGAAGAAGAAAGATATGGTGGACGCAGAGTTAGTTGCTAGTTTAAGGGCTGCTGCTGGTTTGCCAACAGATGAAGAAATATTTTCGATCTCTCCGTTTTCAGATGATGAAGAAAACGGTCCTGTGTCTGGGCGTTCAGTGAAGCTTTCTATCAAAGGACTGGTGGATAAATCCCCAAAGAAAAGCAAGGAGTACAGAAAACATGTTAGTAAAAAAGGTCACCATACTAAGTCAGAGCTCCAACAGGATTCTGATGTGCATCACGGGATGGAATCTCAGAGAAGCAGGCTAAGTGGTGCTAAAACTGATAGTTTTGGGATTCAGATGAATGAACGATCTGATGTTCGTTCTTCTGTGGCTGGAATTTGCTCAACGCATGAACCTAGGATTGTGAAACACAAGAGGGTTGATGACGTTATGGTGACCGATGAAGAAAAGCCATCAAGGATAGTGAGAATAAAGTGTAGCAACAAGCCTCAGGATTCTGATAGCGAAGAGACATCATTGAAGGCAAAGAAGTTGGTCATTAATCTTGGCGCGAGGAAAATAAATGTCAGCGATTCTTCCAAGTCCAATGTTGTTTCTCATTCGAGGGACAGAGATCAGTCTTCTGGTGAGGTACGAACCTTGAAGATATCTGGAAGATTTGGGAAAACTAAATCTGAAGGAAGTAAAGGTACTTTTGGGTCGATCACACAGTTCCCTGCATCAACAAGCGCAGGTAGTCATGTTGATGACAAAACATCCATCTCACCATCTTTACAGAAAGAAGCTAGACCTCTGCTGAAATTTAAACTCAGGAAACCTGATTCGGGAGATCAGACATCTTTGGCTACAACGCAATCTGAGGATGAAAAGCTGAGTTCTGGAAAGGGTCAGAGATCGAAGAGAAAGAGACCTTCAAGTTTAGTGGACAAGGCTTCTTTGGAGGAAGACGGTGATTCTCGTCAAGATAGTCCCAGGAGCGATGAGATGATGGATGCTAACTGGATTTTGAAAAAGTTGGGTAAAGATTCAATAGGAAAGAGAGTCGAAGTCCAAGGATCTCAGAACTCATG GAATAAAGGAACAGTAACAGACGTTATTAGAGACACGTCCACATTGTCGGTTTCTCTAGATGATGGAAGCATGAAGACATTTGAACTTGGGAAGCACAATGTCCGCTTCATACCGCAGAAGCAAAAGAGGTCGAGGAGTTGA
- the LOC103848922 gene encoding UPF0725 protein At3g25080, which produces MFISYYNLEAFDRESRATQKLVEKYSIFDLKGSRIELCVNRCTKDHPCPRLVRLYAKMGLHRYNLLQGREFKLKGVQKYIKTLGSPAATYYITVYAIDQAGGSSRQTFQIQVSEETCGKFMLTCDIARIRGESKSDKETMLLDIRLPEWPPENPFERYCLAKEELKSNDWICLYLELTLATTEDRYGDSKFKLDIVNVATDLVPPGLNAKNATFYIRYNDLSKTALGEVSDHIAIVSRRFDEDTGCFVLVGQSHQSSKVLPENLPIIIRL; this is translated from the exons ATGTTCATAAGCTATTACAATCTTGAAGCATTTGATCGCGAGTCGAGGGCCACTCAGAAACTAGTGGAGAAATACAGT ATATTCGATCTGAAAGGCTCTAGGATTGAACTCTGTGTAAATAGATGTACTAAAGATCATCCTTGTCCTCGCTTAGTCCGCTTGTATGCTAAGATGGGCCTTCATCGTTACAATTTGTTGCAG GGCAGAGAGTTTAAGCTCAAAGGCGTACAGAAATACATTAAGACACTAGGTTCTCCTGCTGCCACTTATTACATCACTGTGTATGCAATTGACCAAGCTGGTGGCTCTTCGCGTCAGACTTTTCAGATTCAAGTATCTGAAGAGACTTGTGGCAAATTTATGCTGACGTGCGATATTGCAAGAATTCGAG gggAATCTAAAAGTGACAAAGAAACGATGCTTTTGGACATTCGCTTGCCTGAGTGGCCGCCAGAGAATCCTTTTGAAAGATATTGCCTG GCAAAAGAAGAGCTGAAATCCAATGACTGGATTTGTCTATATTTGGAGCTTACTCTTGCCACAACTGAAGATAGGTATGGTGACTCCAAATTCAAATTGGACATTGTGAACGTGGCTACAGATTTGGTGCCTCCCGGACTCAATGCCAAAAATGCAACCTTCTACATAAGGTACAATGACTTATCCAAGACTGCGCTTGGTGAAGTTTCTGATCACATTGCTATAGTTAGTAGAAGGTTCGATGAGGATACTGGATGCTTCGTTCTCGTGGGTCAGAGTCATCAGAGTTCAAAAGTTTTACCAGAAAACCTTCCGATAATTATCAGGTTGTGa
- the LOC103848871 gene encoding E3 ubiquitin-protein ligase makorin, whose amino-acid sequence MSDRILCKFFIHGSCLKGEHCEYSHDSNVCTFYQKGICLYGSRCRNEHVRTTSQPQSLSPSNVPPPPQKGDDNNNNNNNNNDVCYIHPREYPICSFAAAGDCPRGSQCPHMHGDICSTCGKKCLHPFRPEEREEHTKECQKKQKHIEALKKSQEIECSVCLDRVLSKATPGERKFGLLTECHHPFCIQCIRNWRSSAPVSGMDVNSTLRACPICRKLSYFVVPSVVWYSTPDEKKEIIDIYKAKLRSINCKHFNFGNGNCPFGGSCFYKHAYSDGHLDEVVVRNLGSQEGETLIADSIRLSEFLGRVHI is encoded by the exons ATGTCCGACAG GATACTCTGCAAGTTCTTTATCCATGGCTCATGCTTGAAAGGAGAACATTGTGAATATTCCCATGACTCTAAT GTTTGCACATTCTACCAAAAAGGAATATGCTTATACGGAAGTAGATGTAGAAACGAACACGTCAGAACCACCTCTCAGCCACAATCTTTATCTCCTTCCAATGTTCCTCCACCACCACAAAAAGGAgatgacaacaacaacaacaacaacaacaacaacgacgTTTGTTACATCCACCCAAGAGAATACCCAATCTGCTCCTTCGCAGCAGCCGGCGACTGCCCACGTGGCAGCCAATGCCCCCACATGCACGGAGACATCTGCAGCACCTGCGGCAAAAAGTGTCTCCACCCTTTCAGACCAGAAGAGCGAGAAGAGCACACCAAAGAATGTCAGAAGAAGCAGAAGCACATCGAGGCTTTGAAGAAGAGCCAAGAGATCGAGTGCAGCGTGTGCTTGGACCGTGTCTTGTCCAAAGCCACTCCAGGGGAAAGGAAGTTTGGGCTGTTGACAGAGTGCCATCATCCTTTTTGTATACAGTGCATTCGTAACTGGCGTAGCAGTGCTCCTGTTTCGGGTATGGATGTGAACAGCACGTTGAGAGCGTGTCCTATATGTCGCAAGCTGTCTTACTTCGTTGTCCCGAGTGTTGTCTGGTACTCTACTCCTGATGAGAAGAAGGAGATCATTGACATATACAAGGCGAAACTCAG GTCAATTAACTGTAAACACTTTAACTTTGGAAATGGGAACTGCCCTTTTGGTGGAAGTTGTTTCTATAAG CATGCATATTCTGATGGTCACTTGGATGAAGTTGTTGTTCGGAATCTTGGTTCACAAGAAGGAGAAACTTTAATAGCAGACAGTATCAG GCTATCTGAGTTCCTTGGTCGTGTGCATATTTGA